DNA from Synechococcus elongatus PCC 6301:
CAGCGAGTATTGGGGTTGCGACCTTCCCCCACGATGGTCAATCGGGCAGTGAGTTGTTGCAGGCCGCTGATTTAGCAGTCTGTGCTGCCAAGCAACAGGGCAAAAATCTTTGGTGTTCGTTCTCAGAAGCGATGCGCGAACAGTTGCGCAGTCGGATCGACATTGAGAAAGACTTACGCCAAGCCTTGATTGATAACTCTCTAGAGCTCTATTTCCAGCCTCAAGTTGATTTGGTTACCCATCGGCTCTTGGGTTTTGAAACTTTAGTCCGCTGGAATCACCCCGAGCGCGGCTTAGTGGCTCCGGGTGAATTTATTCCGATTGCTGAAGAATCTGACCTCATTGATGCAATTGGATTGTGGGTGATGCGAGCGGCGGGTTTGACGCTCCGTCGTTGGATTGACCACGAAGGGTTTACAGGTAGCCTGTCTTTCAATATTTCAGCCAGACAATTCATCCGCCAAAATATTTTCTTGAAACTGTTTGATGTCCTCCAAGAGTTTCAGATTCCGCCGCACCAATTGGAAATCGAGCTGACAGAAAGTAGCCTGATCGAATCGCCGGAACGATTTGTGCAATGGCTCCAGGAAGCCCGATCGATGGGATTTCAAGTCGCTTTAGATGATTTTGGGACGGGTTATTCCAGCCTTGGTTACCTCAAGCGTTTGCCCATCAATGCTCTCAAAATTGATCGCAGCTTTATTCGCGATCTGCCGCACGACCATGACGATCAAGCGATCGTGCAGGCGATTGTTGCAATGGCCAAGGTCTTGAAACTTCGCACGATCGCAGAAGGCGTAGAACGCCTCGAGCAAGCCGCCTTCTTAGAAGCGATTGGTTGTGATGCTGTGCAAGGGTTCTTCTATGGCCCACCACTGCCCGAAGCAGAAGCGCTTGCCTTCCTGCACCGTTCCGCTTCCCCTGGGGTCTGAACGTTAAAATCAGGAGCTGTCTTCTGCTGATTGGCATGGCTCCTCAACTGCGTATCTTCGTGCCGCCCCATCCCTTAATTCGGCACTGGCTGGGCATTGCCCGCGATCGCCAGACGCCGACGCCTCTGTTTCGCACCGCGATCGCAGAGCTGGGCCGCTGGCTCGCCTATGAGGCTGTGCGGGAATGGCTACCAACGATTCCAGCGGCGGTGCAAACTCCTCTTGCAGAAACCCCAGCGGAGTTCGTCGATTTTTCGCAACCCTTGGCGATCGTGCCGATTCTGCGCGCAGGTCTGGGTTTAGTGGAGTCTGTCCAACAGGTTTTGCCGACTGCCCGCATTTTTCACGTGGGTCTCAAGCGGGATGAAGTCAGTCTTGAACCGCGCTGCTACCTCAATCACCTGCCAGAGCAACTTGAAGTGAACAGTCGCGTTCTGGTTCTCGACCCGATGCTGGCGACAGGTGGCTCGCTGCTCTATACCCTTGATTTGCTGCGCGATCGCGGTGTCTCTGCTGAGCAAGTGCGGGTGCTTTCAATTGTGGCTGCCCCGCCAGCGCTACAAAAACTCAGTCAAGCCTACCCGGCGTTGACGATTTACAGCGCCATCATTGATGAGCAGCTGAACGACAAAGGCTTTATCGTGCCGGGGCTGGGGGATGCTGGCGATCGCCTGTTTGGTACTCCTTGATCTGCTGACTGAATTCGCTAGGCTTCAGCGTTGAGCAAAGCCTGAACGGCCTGCCGAATGAAGCTTTCATCCTGCGGATTTTGGCTGGGGTTGCCCGCGCGGTGACCCCAGATCGAGGGAATTGGGCAATAGTGCGCCTTAGGAATCAACTGCGCTTCGGCCTCACAATCCTCTGGGGTGAAGTAGAGATCTGTTGTCGAGGGCATGACCAAGGTCTGAGCCGTAATGCTGCCGAGTGCCTTGGCTAAATCACCCCCAAAAGCAGGGCGATCGCTGACATCACAGCGCAACCAGGTGTCGATCATCGCCAGTAGATCGTGGGGATCGCGCTGACGATAGTTCGCTTCCCAACCCCGTTCCAAATAATCCTCTAGCGAACTGTAGCCCTGCTGCCGGTAAATACCCGCTCGATAAAAGGCCTGAGACGCAGCCCAACTGGCATAGATCCGCGCAAAGGCTTTGTAACCGCGATCGGGAGTGGCTTGAAACCGTTGACCATCCCAAGTTGGATCAGCGATCAACGCAGCGCGAAGGCTCTCCAGAAACAACCGGTTATGCTCGGTCGTTTTTGCCGTTCCACAGAGTGCTGCAATCCGCTGGACGCGATCGGGGAAAGCGATCGCCCAGTGATAAGCCTGCTGTGCCCCCATCGACCAGCCGTGGATCAGCGCCAGTTGCTCAATGCCCAGTACTTGGCTGAGGAGAGCCTGTTGAGCACAGACACTGTCCCAATGACTGAACCAAAACCCCTGCTCTGCCAGTCCGCAAGCCGGATCGTTGCTGGGAGAACTGGAAAGCCCATTCCCGAACTGATTGACGATGACGATGAACCAGCGATCGGGATCGAGGATGCGATCGCCTCCAATCAGCCAGTCGATCGTCGAATGCTGAGCACCGTAGGAGGTCGGGTAGAGAATCGCATTGCTGCGATCGCGGTTGAGTTCTCCGTAGGTGGCGTAAACGAGGCTCGCCTCGGGAAGGACAGCACCGCAGTCCAGCTCAAAGTTCGGCAGTCTAAACGTGCCGACCGTCATGCTTGCCCGAAGGTCGAGATCAGCGCCTTGTTCACAGCGAGATAACCGCGATCGAGATGCCCCCAGTAGGACGACAGCTTCTCATGGGCAGACGGTAGCGCATGGAAAGGAATCGAAGCGCAGAAATGGTGTTCGGCGTGGAAAGGCATATTCCACATCAGCCAGCGCAGCGGTGCCCACGTCAAGGTGGTGCGCGTGTTGGTGAGCGGGTTATCATCCTCGCTGCAACCGGAATGCTCGGCCAGCAAAATAGCGCGCAGAATCGGCTGACCCACCGCCAGCGGCAGTAACCAGGCTGTCACAAACAGTGGCTGCTTCAGACCAAGCGAAAGCGCAATCAAGGCACCGTAAACCGCCAGTTGCCAAAGCAGCGATCGCTGGACTTCTGACTGGGCTTCAGCCGGAATGTAGGGATAGTCGGCAAACTGCCCCGTTGCCACTTTGAAGTGTGTGCGGATTTTGCCCAGCCACCACGGTAGTCCACTTAGTTCCAACAGATACTGCGGCCAAGTTTGGGGTTTGGGATCCGCTAGTTCGGGGTCCTTGCCCGGAATTTGGGTGAAGCGATGATGCCACTTGTGATAGCGACGGTAAAAGCTGCTGTTGTAGAACGACAGCAACCCGGCAATCCAAGCGACTGTATCGTTGGCTCGGTTACTGGCAAAGGCGGTGCGATGCACGCATTCATGCACGGCCGCAAACATCGCTGCTAGTCCGAAGCCATAGGTCACCAACGCCGGTAGGCGAACGGCCCAACCGCCCCAGCCACTTAGCCAGAGCCCACCACTTACAGCCAGCAGGGCCAAATGCCCGAAGAATTGCTGCCAGCCCTTGGCATCCGATCGCTGGTTGAGCACAGCCAGCTCTTGGGCTGTCAATAATTTAGGCGCAGGAGTCATGACAAAAGGGGTTGTGGAAAAGGCGATCGCCCAAGGTCTCTTTCTAACCAATCGTGTCAATCTTTGTTGCTGCTGTAGCGATCGCTACCTGAAACTCGCTAGAAGCCTTTGAGGGTATGAGTTGCGGCCACGAGAGCCGGAACCGCAGCGGCGGGCCAGCACGCTTCGACTCGGCGATCGCTGGCGAGGATCAGACGCAGCTCGTAGGCATCTGCAAAACCTTCTGCCTCCAGCCAGAGCAAGGCGGACTCAGCCTCAATCTGCAGGCGTTCCTCGGGCATCAATTCAGGGGCAATCGCAGCGATCGTTTCAGCGAGTTGCTGCACGAGTCGACAAAAATCCGCCATCTCAGCGGCGGTCAGTTCAACTGCCCAATCTGTGGTTCCC
Protein-coding regions in this window:
- a CDS encoding fatty acid desaturase family protein translates to MTPAPKLLTAQELAVLNQRSDAKGWQQFFGHLALLAVSGGLWLSGWGGWAVRLPALVTYGFGLAAMFAAVHECVHRTAFASNRANDTVAWIAGLLSFYNSSFYRRYHKWHHRFTQIPGKDPELADPKPQTWPQYLLELSGLPWWLGKIRTHFKVATGQFADYPYIPAEAQSEVQRSLLWQLAVYGALIALSLGLKQPLFVTAWLLPLAVGQPILRAILLAEHSGCSEDDNPLTNTRTTLTWAPLRWLMWNMPFHAEHHFCASIPFHALPSAHEKLSSYWGHLDRGYLAVNKALISTFGQA
- a CDS encoding alpha/beta fold hydrolase, which produces MTVGTFRLPNFELDCGAVLPEASLVYATYGELNRDRSNAILYPTSYGAQHSTIDWLIGGDRILDPDRWFIVIVNQFGNGLSSSPSNDPACGLAEQGFWFSHWDSVCAQQALLSQVLGIEQLALIHGWSMGAQQAYHWAIAFPDRVQRIAALCGTAKTTEHNRLFLESLRAALIADPTWDGQRFQATPDRGYKAFARIYASWAASQAFYRAGIYRQQGYSSLEDYLERGWEANYRQRDPHDLLAMIDTWLRCDVSDRPAFGGDLAKALGSITAQTLVMPSTTDLYFTPEDCEAEAQLIPKAHYCPIPSIWGHRAGNPSQNPQDESFIRQAVQALLNAEA
- a CDS encoding DUF1818 family protein, with product MGRILREGAGWRLGWDETAHRYPGLVGTTDWAVELTAAEMADFCRLVQQLAETIAAIAPELMPEERLQIEAESALLWLEAEGFADAYELRLILASDRRVEACWPAAAVPALVAATHTLKGF
- the upp gene encoding uracil phosphoribosyltransferase; this translates as MAPQLRIFVPPHPLIRHWLGIARDRQTPTPLFRTAIAELGRWLAYEAVREWLPTIPAAVQTPLAETPAEFVDFSQPLAIVPILRAGLGLVESVQQVLPTARIFHVGLKRDEVSLEPRCYLNHLPEQLEVNSRVLVLDPMLATGGSLLYTLDLLRDRGVSAEQVRVLSIVAAPPALQKLSQAYPALTIYSAIIDEQLNDKGFIVPGLGDAGDRLFGTP